From Shewanella yunxiaonensis, the proteins below share one genomic window:
- the trpCF gene encoding bifunctional indole-3-glycerol-phosphate synthase TrpC/phosphoribosylanthranilate isomerase TrpF, whose protein sequence is MSNVLTRIVDTKTEHIASLKKRFPEESLRPQISHRSLYRALSGPKASFILECKKASPSKGLIRDDFDPQSIAATYSHYASAVSVLTDEQFFQGDFNFIPLVRSQVDQPILCKDFFISPYQIKLAAHQGADAILLMLSVLDNVQYRQLAAEAAKYRLDILTEVSNEEELHRAIALNAPLVGINNRNLRDLTTNIVNTERLAPKLPKDMLVISESGIYTHADVRQLAPLVNGFLVGSSLMAEDDLDLACRKLIFGHNKVCGITRSSDLHAAADAGAVYGGLIFAPQSSRKVTLEQALELAKSNREQKQHLLLVGVFVDAPTSEIVTVAVALKLDAVQLHGKEDDTALARLREGLDNAGMSATEIWKAIPVNAEGETAAISIPAHADRVLYDSKTGASFGGTGKAFNWQQPLPSKADAMLAGGLGPDNAAEAAEQGFFGLDFNSGVEVAPGIKDSDKIYDVLAAVRA, encoded by the coding sequence ATGAGTAATGTGTTAACTCGCATTGTCGACACCAAAACTGAACATATCGCTAGTCTGAAAAAACGCTTTCCAGAAGAAAGTCTGCGACCACAAATATCACATCGCAGTCTTTACCGAGCGCTTAGTGGTCCGAAGGCCAGTTTTATTCTGGAATGCAAAAAGGCCAGTCCTTCTAAAGGGCTTATTCGTGATGATTTTGATCCACAGTCAATTGCGGCGACATACAGCCATTACGCCAGCGCCGTATCAGTGTTGACTGATGAGCAATTTTTCCAGGGGGATTTTAATTTTATCCCGTTGGTACGCAGCCAGGTGGACCAACCGATCCTGTGCAAGGACTTCTTTATTTCGCCTTACCAGATAAAACTAGCGGCACATCAGGGCGCTGATGCAATTCTGCTGATGTTGTCAGTTTTAGATAACGTGCAATACCGGCAATTGGCGGCCGAAGCTGCCAAATACAGACTGGATATTCTTACTGAAGTCTCCAACGAGGAAGAACTACATCGCGCCATTGCGCTAAATGCACCACTGGTAGGGATCAACAACCGTAATCTGCGAGATTTGACTACGAATATTGTCAATACTGAGCGACTAGCCCCCAAATTACCTAAAGACATGCTGGTGATCAGTGAGTCGGGGATCTACACCCATGCCGATGTCAGACAACTGGCACCTTTGGTGAACGGTTTTCTGGTAGGGAGCTCGCTGATGGCAGAGGATGATTTAGATTTAGCCTGCCGCAAACTTATTTTTGGTCACAACAAAGTCTGCGGCATTACCCGCAGTAGCGACCTGCACGCTGCGGCTGATGCCGGTGCCGTTTATGGCGGATTGATTTTTGCCCCACAATCTTCCAGAAAAGTTACGCTGGAACAGGCTCTTGAGTTAGCAAAAAGTAATCGCGAACAGAAACAACACTTGTTGCTGGTAGGCGTATTCGTTGATGCCCCGACAAGTGAAATCGTTACCGTTGCCGTAGCACTTAAACTAGATGCCGTGCAACTGCATGGAAAAGAGGATGACACGGCGCTTGCCCGACTGCGTGAGGGCCTCGACAACGCTGGCATGAGTGCCACTGAAATTTGGAAAGCCATTCCGGTAAACGCCGAGGGAGAAACGGCAGCCATCAGTATCCCCGCTCATGCTGACCGTGTTCTTTACGACAGTAAAACCGGGGCCAGTTTTGGTGGTACTGGTAAAGCGTTTAACTGGCAGCAACCACTGCCTAGCAAAGCAGATGCGATGTTGGCCGGTGGTTTGGGACCGGATAATGCCGCTGAAGCGGCAGAACAAGGATTCTTCGGACTGGACTTTAATTCGGGTGTGGAAGTGGCTCCCGGTATCAAAGACAGTGACAAAATTTACGACGTACTGGCAGCCGTCAGGGCGTAA